Below is a genomic region from Medicago truncatula cultivar Jemalong A17 chromosome 3, MtrunA17r5.0-ANR, whole genome shotgun sequence.
CAATGATctaaacaaagaagaagaactTTGATGGTCAAGAGAAGCTCTAAATGAGTATTCATCATGTTGTGAAGAAGACGCTATAATATCAAGAATCAAATCAGTGGTCAACACTTTGATAAACATCTAACTCAGTTTTGTCTTCTTTTAAAGTAACAACACTCCACAAGTTCAATAGTACTTTTGTCCTTGGTGAGTTGAAAGAAGACATGTTGCAGCAATGAACAAATCTTTGTGAGAGACAAAACGTAAGCAACAGATAATTCccaaataagtaaataaattctAAAGTACTATTCAACGGAAAAATTCATAAATGACAAAGGATTTGGAATCGGAAGAAACTTCTCAAGGAAGCTTGATATGTTGGAAAACTCTTCAAACAACAGCTCTATTCAAATCTCCTATTAAAGAACATTGAGTGTATGAAGATATTATGAGAAATACATGCTATTAATTATCCCAAAACTCGCCAAGCTTAGTAACGCAAGCTTGTGACCTAAGTAGGGGCATTAAGATGTTGGAAGGTCTTTGatgtgtggaaaaaaaaaattaaaaaaaaaacaaaaaaaaaaaaaactatcccAAAACTCTAATCAATTATTAGCACAATAATACTTTGAAAAATTCTTATTAACTTTTgatcttagaatttcttatgTGTTTAGAAATATTCTTTAGATACAAAATCATGTCCCGTGCTTAAATTTATTTACTACTTTTTGAGTCTGAAGTGTAAACAAAGAACGAAATCCTGTAAATTCTTAATATTGTTGTGTTGAAGGAAGTCCTTTATGAGAGGCAAAATATCTTAGATGTGGTGTCTAAGTGCTTTTTTAATCATCTGTTTAATACTCTTGGgaatttctacggtacactcacaaaatgaggtgtaccggtactcttactttataattttataaattaacgatcatttttatgtaataaatagttatttatcaatatttatattttatagaacatcaattcataagaaaaaaacatcatttcattgtttatacgAATCATAgtaattgtttattttgttgacacttttgatgaataaattaaatttagttaTTACAATTATACATgatacaaaattaatatttttcttcaaaaatcaactcatttaactattaatttaaagagtaatTGTATCAGTGCACCCAAATATATTGGGTGTACTATAGAATTTGCCGATATTCATATCCCctaatttgtttaagaaaatatttttagaaaaagcaAATACAATTTACCCCTGTTTGATTGatgtgtttttctcattttcattgatAACGAGAACCTCTTATTTAATAGGCATTAACAaacaatatttattcattcaaattgatagagtacattggtacaatataaattcaaattcgttaaaaacaaaaagcatgaatatgtgaacaaactcacaacatccatgttaatagtaTAAAATGGAAAAGTACTTATGCCaataaatatgactatattcatgtatccggaatactcatgtcttcGGATCTGgaacgttgacgacgccaaattaaagtcattgtcattgatcggattcTGCACTtactcaaagctaatctttcaaatAAACACTGCACTAAGAgaggaaataaaaaacacactgcacaaagacgggaaatcaaaacaaacgaaagaaaatagaaaatatgtgaaatcacctattcaattaggataaaaagaaaaacaatttggaGGGGTAATTTCACAAAGATCAAGAAAAGGTGAAAGTGTAATTAATATGTTCATTTTATGTGGGAATATTACTAAATTGTCCTTGTTTGTAGTGTAttcaaatttgacttttttatattccaagataaattagtagtattaattagggttatgttaggaaaaaaataataatgtatttagaaaattgaaagagaggttatatttaaggacaaaaaattTTTCTCAATAGATGCTTATAACTAGGGACGTAGGGAGTAATTGGTCTTTGTATTGATCTAGAATAAACATTGCTAACAGCCTAACCCTGTAGTGTACGGTCCACCGAAAACAttgtattatttaaattaattaagaatgTACTTTTAATTAAGGTCTtctttttccctcaaaaaaaaaaaattaaggtctTCTTTTCTTGCCTATCTTTTGGTTTTGCTTAATAGCTTTTGCCGTAAGAGTAAAAACTCAAAAGTCGTTTTAGTTACCAGTGCTCGTGAATCCTTcggtgtaacaaaaaaaaatacataaaagattCAAGCAGTACAACAGCCTTAGACATTTGCTAAGAAAACATATCTGTCATATTTTGTTTACATACTAAAAcgaaatttactattttatcctttcttaaacatattttaaataaatagattttaatttctttttttatcaaaagcGATGTAGATAATTAACTTAATCTTTAATGTTTAAAGTGGTGAACAGACACACATACATACTAGCGTTTAGACACGTACCCGTTTATCCGCTCTTTATATTAAACACCCGAGTCATTCTTTTATAAAGCAGGGAGTAAGGAAAACTTAAACAACCTACCAAACACTAGGGAAGTTGTTTTATCTTGCAGACATTACTGAAAAATTAGAGTTTCAAACATGAATACCACAAATAATGGTGACCGATTGAATGGTGCAGCTGAAGCAGGTGATATAGATCTCCTTTATACAGTAATTCAAGATGATCCATTCATTTTGGAGATGATAGATTTAATACCATTTGTTGAAACTCCTTTGCATATTGCTGCATCTATGGGTCATCTCCAATTTGCCTCCGAGATTATGAAGTTAAAACCTTCATTTGCTTGGAAGCTAAATCAACAAGGATTCAGTCCTATCCATCTTGCTATGCAAAACAACCAAAACAGTATGGTTACTCGCTTTGTGAACTTCAATAAGGACCTTGTTAGAGTTGAAGGAAGAAATGGCATAACTCCTCTTCATTTTGCAAGTCAAATTGGCGAGGTTGAACTTTTAGCTAATTTTCTCTTTGCTTGTCCGGAATCTATTGAATACTTGACTGTGAGGTTTGAGACTGCATTGCATATTGCTGTCATGAATGAACAGTATGAGGCCCTTCAAGTGCTTCTCGGCTGGctcaaaacaaataaacaaagagGTGCTGATTTGCTGAAATATAAAATACTAAACCAGGAGGATGAGAATGGCAATACTATCTTTCACATTTCAGCGCTATATAGTGAGCCACaggtaatagttttttttatttgaagaacaGGAAAGAAAACTTATAAATTAGACAAATGGTTTGGATCTAGTGCACTAATGTTGTTGATTTTATAGTTGCTAATATGAATTATCTCTGACAACAgcttttttttcattaatttctTGGTAGCGCAGGCGCTTCAATTGTTGATAAAgactttttgtcaaaaaaataaatttttgaaaaagactAGGATAAATTTGTGCGCCAAGAACTTGGAAAACAAAACATCATTAGACATGGCAGTGACTAGAGAGATCAAGAGTATATTATCAAGTGTTGGAGCAAAACCTGGCTTGGAAGTCACCAATGCACCCACACTTGCACATAAATTGAAATCAAATACTACGTTGATGAGTAGTATGTTCCTTTATATAGTCGGCCTTAGAAACGATATATCAGAGGAGCAACGCAACACTTGGTTGATAGTTGCGACTCTTGTTGCAACTGCCACCTTTCAATCAGCAATGTCTCCACCAGGTGGAGTTTATCAGGTTAATGCTAGTGACAGTAGTTTGAACATCACGTCCACCAATTCTACTATTTCTACCGGGTGGAGTTTATGGGGAAATACTGGGAAATCGGTCTTGCCAGGAGCTTATTTCGATATATTTGTATATCTGAATATGCTTTCTTTTTCCCTATCaactataacaatatatattctGATCCCAACTGGTGGAAGATTAGGCACGCTAGTATTCTATCCAGTGACTTCATTTGTGGGTTGTTATCTCTTTTATTTCATCGTGATAGCACCTACAGTTGTTCACATCTTTTCGGTTTTATTTCTGGCATGTTGGCTTGTAACATTATTATATGTCTCTCTAATTGATTTCGGTGCAGCGTTAAGAAACTGAATAGATCATAACATTGTTTCAATAATGGAAACGCGAATCAAAGGTTATTGTCACAAGATAAATGATGGTACGAATGCTAATGAGATCTGCAACTCAAAACCACTTCTGGccaaataaacaaacaacaatatATCAACGTTGGTTTGCAATTTACCTTGTCATTGTTATCATTGTTTCGGGGCAAGGTGCTTTATGTTCAGTTCttttctgctgtttcttgaggtTTGGGGTTTTCCTTCGGGTGTTTTATTTTTGCTGGCTTGTATGGCCAGTATTATGCCTTTCTGTGCTCCTGCCGTGTTACACAGGGAGAGTTTTGTaagaaatagaatataaaatggGTATGTGACCATAGCTTAACTTTAACCAACTCCAAACCAATACTAAAATATTAGTATATCTTTTTGATTAATTAAACATGTGTCATAAATTCGTTCGAACTCCTTACACGAATTCTTAAGAATAATTTCCTGGATTGCATTGTTATCAACATTTATTAGTGCTGCAACTTCACTACATATACAGGTAAATTATGCATTCTAGCGTCCTATGAACGATTGTCAAACAATCTAATATAAAAATTGGTTAGGCCACCTTATTCGACATGATCCCTAACCTAGCCAAACTTTTTGCCAACTCATTATgttcattaatcatattttgtaAGTTATCAACCAAATACACATCAAGTTCTTGGCCATCAACTTTTGACGTAGAATGAGATCTTTACCTTacatgttaaaatagattaatttGAATAATAACTTAAATACCAAAGTATCTTTAAAAAAGTTTGAACCTGAAATGCTTCACCTCATTCAATCATTAGACTCGCTTTATGTATCATGCTTTATGTATCATACATATACAATTGTACAAATTTTGACGTAGAATGAGAAGAGGTCCATTTCTGCAGCAGATTTCTATCTTTTGATCGACCGGATGCTTGCACATGGAACTAATTACCcacatatatatatgcattgattTATGTTATCTCatttaactttttcattatGGATACAtgatatctaatttttttttaatatgataacTGGTGATTAAGTGCGTGAAATGAGAAAAAATGGTTCAAatgattcattcattaaataagGTATGTGGTCAATAATAAAGATCATATTCATCGTtgattgaataaatttaaaatgtaaattttcgCTTATAATAATGAGCAGAGGGTGTATGGTTTGACTTACTGATtttgaaaccattttttttcctagccataattattaaaatattgaataaattactTTAATAACAAAGCAAAAACTCaaacttttctttctctttcattcgTCGAGAaggggtggttttaggtcattttttgacctatAATCACTCCTCTGCATccattttcctctttttttttcaatctaaATAGGTTATTTCCACATAagtgttttcttttgtgttttctcaTGATTTCATCGTCTAAGTGCGGTGTTGtattgttcgtcgtcttgttgacattgtttgattttgcgtcttgttgcggtgttcgtttggttcatattgaaagatcagcTTGAgtcaatcacatattcaatccaTGATTTGGACACCAACGTTACAAATCCGGAGGCATGGGTATTCTGGTGatttaatttcatcatattttttgtaggcattttgctgttatatgctattaacttgggtgatgtgagtttgttcgcagattcattcTTTATGTTTTTAGCAATGTTGATTCTaatgtattttatcaatttgaatgaatgaatatcattttattttgtcaaaaaaaaagaaaaaagaaaaaactaatgatgaaaaagaaataataaaggTAACGAACTAATCTACATACATTACCTTGCAAAATGAATCACAAGTGACAAAATTATTTAGTGAACCgcatttttaatcatttttctttcaaccGCTTGTCTTACCATTTTACTATCTATTTaatctattttcaattttaatatcgcattttttatattaatttatattaatattaatatatcatttgaACAAAACATGATATGAAAATGGTGAAGatattcctctcaaaaaaaatgaagatatttATCGTAGTAtaaatagatattaaaattgatatattgatataaattgatattttcaatttaaaaatgagtATCCCTACCcataaaccaaaataaataagtatCCACCATTATTAGCAAAATAAAGATACGGTTAGtttgtcccaaaaaaaaatgattacgGTTAGCtaaagaaatgaataaaaataaagaaatagtACAATGAATTCATAATGTTGCCAAATTAATATGATGGCAATGCGATTTCATAGTCAAGATTGTACAATAAGTTTACATTAagttttactccctccgtcccaaattgtatgatgttttgggcatttcacacatattaagaaatacaattaatattgtgtagaaaagagatattatgagttattttacaaaattgtccttaataaataatatggaaaagataaatgaaagaattgaaagaaaagaaagtaataaataactaaggttataataggaaaagtaacattatgttgcattggtattgtaaagcgacatataatttagaacaaatatttttcccTAAAgcaacatacaatttgggacggtgGGAGTAACTAATATAATTGCCGCAATATAGTTAAGAACATGTAAAAAATACAGACTCTAGATTTGCTAAACTATGTTCCTGGTTATCTACTCATAGAACTTATTGTCAAAGAGCTACAATgaaaaccattaaaaaaaattccgcAACCTCGTAATCTTTCTTAATCTCTAATTTAATATCAACATTCAAATagaaaattacataaatttgttattttgatttcattCCATATATCAgaatacaaaaacaaacatgGAAAAATCATTAGAATTTGTAACTTAGCATTAAGAATTAACCTAGATCAAAATGTAGGAGTAAAAACATATGAccatctttgtaaaaaaaaaagaaaaaacttgtaAAATTGTGAATCCTAGCAAAACTTTTGATGATCGTCTTCACACAACATATTGTGCTCCTTTTGTGGTCgcctctctaaaaaaattagagtgaTAGCTATAGTGACATGAACAACTCCTTAAGTCCATCAGTCTTTATTCCTCGATCATGAACAGGTTTACAAAATGAAGTGGGTATCTCTTCACCGGCTCCGGTCAGTTGCGCAGAAAGCAAGCAACGGTGGTACAAGCAACAAGTGGCTCCTTGTGCAGGAATGGCGATACATGCAAAGTAAAAAGCTTCCGCTCTAGGGGAGCACGTTAAAGtgatggactcacacttgaAGGGGAGTGTTGgtttgcaagtgtgagttataagtctcacatcggataaaatagtaaaagttaaacaccttataagtaggaggacccataaactcattgccttaagattttgggtaagagtgtggtgtcttttttgcttatgcGGATGTTCTAGCCTGGATCTTCTTCCCATCCACCACACAAATTATATCACTAATAAAAATGGCGACAAAGAATTTGATGAAGACATTAATAAAGATGACAACAAATTGTAATCAACATACTTTGTTTAGGATTTACTTCTTGAATGATTGTACTCAAAATACTTCGAATTAACTCTTTATATTGtgaatattttgttgtttaattttgattctaATTTTTGTATTACAATTTATActtcaaaaaatatgatttttttatcaaacaaataagtaaaaaagatTCTTTATATGCCAATTTTCTACTTTTGTTTTATATCTCGGTTCCTGCGGCGGTTATCATTTTCATGCCGATTTTCCTGCAGTATTCGTTGTGGAAGTAGCTGCGATTTTGTTTGCAGAAAACGTGACATGGGCAGAAAAGCTCACCCAACTCTGACCGAAAGTTTCATGCGGATTTTTGTCACATTTCCTAACGAAATTTCGGCAGTAAGTTTCCTGCGAATCATAAAATACTCATGAAACAATTACCCACGATTGTATTAACTAAAAACCTTAATCCTTGGCAAAATCCGTAGGAAAAAGATTTCCCTTTAGAATTTTCAGCAAAATCAGCAGGAAATTCCGCAAGAAAATCAAGAGTTTTTAGTagtgattaaaataatataagtgattttttagttaaaaaaaatatcattttcttaaaaacatcCCAAAGAAACAGGTGATTAGTTTTCAAGTCGACTATTCTTTAACTTAACTACATTGAAGAAGCAAGTtgaatgtataaaaaaaaaaagattaataaatttCCTACGACATTTTTTAAGGACCTTAACTAATAagcttttataaaaataaaaaaaagtatgtaatatgcattgaaaattgaagtatttaaattttttagttaataatttcttaatttagaatccttaaagagtgtctcAGGAACATAGTCTTTATATCACTTCCAAAAACATAGcctttttactttttgttttttgacaaaaatctaAATATTTAGTTATAAAGTAATtaccaataaaaaaacacttGCATTGCATCTGATTCCCCAATTGCAACATAACTCATCCTCCCAACAAACTATTTTTGTGTCTCCtgacaaaaacaaattatttttcctAGCAAAATTATAATCGGAAAAAACTTCTACGTACAAAATTGTGTTTCCTAGCAATTAGGACCAAAATTGTGTTATTTTCATTACTAGTGTGAAGTTAAATTTGATGTTGTGGCATTGCTAATTAGGACCAAAACTTTCTTTTAACGATACTTAGGACCAATTTGTATTAGTTTCATTATCAAATTAAAACTCATATCAATATTCCTGGtacaactgagttatgctcatcATTAAATGTAATTTCAGATCTAATGAATATGAAATGTCACAAATTGAGTTGTGAGGAAAAATATGCCACAAATGAATATTACCATTTTTCAGTTAAAATAGTGAAGccaattaaaattgaatttaagaTTAAATTCACTTTTGGATTATTTACTAATTACCTatcatatttgtttatgttCTCGTGAGCATAGCTTAACTGGTttaaacaatgcataatatatgaaaggtccggggttcgaacctcgaccaccacaaaaaaaaaaaaaaaaaatcatatttgtttattcatGTGTGCAAACAACCATATATTTTGGTTTCGGCTTAATAAACAGTCGatccttaacttaattctttgttTTAAAATGGTTTCATAACTATAAAAATTAGTAAATTGGTCCCTTATCTAAATTGTCCTTAATTATATCTAAATGTTATTCATATCCACGAGTTCAAAATTTTGTCCATGTGAACGTCAGGATTGAGTTTGGTATTTGTCATTACTCATGTCAGCGATTTTCACTAGTTTTGATTAAGTAAACTAAAATAACCAACACGATAAAGAGTGAAGGATAAAAATGGTTGTTTTTCCAATAATATTTGATGCTAAGGAACCTTTAAACCAATTAGAATATCTTTAGAGTCCCTTTTAAAGTGATAAGTATATTTGCAAATCTGGAGCACATATATCACGATTTTCTATCGTTATTTGCATGGATATAACACATATATTTTGCTCTTAACATAGCCATACATTGTGAATGTAATTGATAATGTAAATGATGTTTTTGGAGGTAAACAAGAAAGATGCTAAACCTCAAAGCAAAAACAACCGTGTTTCGATTTGTGAACTTGACAAATATTATACGCAAagatatattgtttttttcttaacagcaaattttatttataagctAACCCAACACAAGAAGTGAAGAGGCTATAGGAAACATACGAGATGAAAGATACATAAAGACAATTAAACCAAGGCTAAAAAGCCACAACATaaaaccaccaaaacaacccttaatACAATAGAAAACAATTACTTAGTAGATATTGATATGTCTTGTTGCATTGATGTTTCAGAAATGTGTGGGTGGAGGGCAATTTTTGTATCGGTACTTCCCGAGTCGCTCCGAGCAGGGATCGAATGGGGTGGTCGGTTTTGGGGGCTTTATTTTTCCGATAATTCTTCCAATTCCGGGGGTCAAGGTAAAAGCATCAGCAGAATGATGATGAGCAAGCATAAGAGCAGCAAGGAATACCACTAGCAAGGATAAGAAAAAGGAATTAGCCACTTTAAGAAGtgatattattattagtgtTGGTGCATAATACATAGAGAGTTAACTGGTTTTATACTAGTTAGAGACTCAATGTGAGTTTATGGTCAATCTAAGTCATTTACTAAATTCAAGAATGTTACACTCATAGGTACCATGTATTTGCTACTTGTTGATGATCAGTACCTATCCTTTCATTTTCCACACAACAAGACCATTTAGTATTATTGGCTCTATCTCTCCACTTGTTTGCACACCAATAcgaggtttttttttaaaggagaatCAACCATTTGGATAATACAAtatccttattttatttatttgaatttgaatggcAACCACCAAGGCCACATATAGAAAGaataatttccttaaaaaaaaagaataatttccGACCAATCGTACATGATGTCATCGACACAACAAAAGATAGGTTTCATAATATGGCGCCATAATATCCTTATCCTTgtaaatatgattaaaaaaaaccttGTTAATTAAGTTGTAGGATTTTTTTAAGTTGGAAAATATTAACGAGTATCTTCAGAACATTCTTTAAACATTCAAAGGGGTAAGATTTTATGAAAGTTGAGGATTTATTTCATTAGAAATTGAAGTCTTTACATTTCTTTTAAAGAATAGATTTTTCATTATGATGTTTAAAGAGTGTTCCGGAGACACTTGTTAACAAAACTCTTTAAAGTTTTAGGATGTAAGAATTTCCCTAAAACACATGTTAAAGATATGGATGTCAATGGGTACGGGTA
It encodes:
- the LOC11430721 gene encoding ankyrin repeat-containing protein BDA1, translating into MNTTNNGDRLNGAAEAGDIDLLYTVIQDDPFILEMIDLIPFVETPLHIAASMGHLQFASEIMKLKPSFAWKLNQQGFSPIHLAMQNNQNSMVTRFVNFNKDLVRVEGRNGITPLHFASQIGEVELLANFLFACPESIEYLTVRFETALHIAVMNEQYEALQVLLGWLKTNKQRGADLLKYKILNQEDENGNTIFHISALYSEPQALQLLIKTFCQKNKFLKKTRINLCAKNLENKTSLDMAVTREIKSILSSVGAKPGLEVTNAPTLAHKLKSNTTLMSSMFLYIVGLRNDISEEQRNTWLIVATLVATATFQSAMSPPGGVYQVNASDSSLNITSTNSTISTGWSLWGNTGKSVLPGAYFDIFVYLNMLSFSLSTITIYILIPTGGRLGTLVFYPVTSFVGCYLFYFIVIAPTVVHIFSVLFLACWLVTLLYVSLIDFGAALRN